One region of Carbonactinospora thermoautotrophica genomic DNA includes:
- a CDS encoding TFIIB-type zinc ribbon-containing protein, which translates to MDVLVCPKCQGQMRSYERNRVTVDQCTVCHGIFLDRGELERLIEAETAWYEERGYRPQPMPPSAPTPPPAPQPQYYQQPQPAPPAVPQPQYYQQPQHYPSHGHPHHKKHKKESFFEELFDF; encoded by the coding sequence ATGGATGTGCTGGTGTGTCCCAAGTGCCAAGGGCAGATGCGCTCCTACGAGCGCAACCGGGTGACCGTGGACCAGTGCACGGTGTGCCACGGAATCTTCCTGGATCGGGGTGAGCTGGAGCGGCTCATCGAGGCCGAGACAGCCTGGTACGAGGAGCGCGGCTACCGGCCGCAGCCGATGCCTCCGTCCGCGCCGACGCCCCCGCCCGCCCCGCAGCCGCAGTACTACCAGCAGCCGCAGCCAGCACCCCCGGCCGTGCCGCAGCCGCAGTACTACCAGCAGCCGCAGCACTACCCGTCCCACGGCCACCCCCACCACAAGAAGCACAAGAAGGAGAGCTTCTTCGAGGAGCTGTTCGACTTCTAG
- a CDS encoding methylated-DNA--[protein]-cysteine S-methyltransferase — MRDLEALLRARLPDEPSGPPDLAVAAAREGLLDLAVGTTETPVGRLVLAVAETGLVACSYQDEAAVTERLARTVSPRVLRAPRRLDPVRRELDAYFAGRLQEFSVPVDLTLASPFGRAVLRALAQVPYGSTTTYGELAARLGRPRAARAVGHALGANPVCVVVPCHRVVGSSGQLTGYAGGVAAKRLLLKLEGVLRDRDDSRETL, encoded by the coding sequence ATGAGGGATCTGGAAGCGCTGCTGCGCGCCCGGTTGCCCGACGAGCCGTCCGGGCCGCCGGACCTCGCCGTGGCGGCCGCGCGCGAGGGCCTGCTCGACCTGGCCGTGGGGACGACCGAGACGCCGGTCGGGCGACTGGTGCTCGCGGTCGCGGAGACCGGGCTCGTCGCATGCTCGTACCAGGACGAGGCCGCGGTGACCGAGCGGCTCGCCCGCACCGTGTCCCCCCGGGTGCTGCGCGCGCCACGCCGGCTCGACCCGGTGCGCCGGGAGCTCGACGCCTACTTCGCCGGCCGGCTCCAGGAGTTCTCCGTGCCGGTGGACCTCACGTTGGCCAGCCCGTTCGGGCGGGCCGTCCTGCGCGCCCTCGCCCAGGTGCCGTACGGCTCGACGACCACGTACGGCGAGTTGGCCGCGCGTCTCGGCCGGCCGCGTGCGGCGCGGGCGGTGGGGCACGCGCTTGGCGCCAATCCGGTCTGCGTCGTCGTACCCTGCCACCGCGTCGTGGGCTCAAGTGGTCAGCTGACCGGGTACGCCGGAGGCGTGGCGGCGAAGCGGCTGCTGCTCAAGCTGGAGGGCGTGCTGCGGGATCGCGATGATTCACGTGAAACTCTCTAA
- a CDS encoding RNA polymerase sigma factor — MLPPFQELVDRHWRDVARVCAALAGPNDADDVAQQAWLRALRAYPELKHARNLRGWLLSIAANAATDSHRDRARRPVPVERLPDRAVSAPEPDGDLWQRVRALPERQRIALALRYGADLTHRDIAAALGCSEAMSRRLVSDGLAALRTELGTEPHEEVRP; from the coding sequence GTGCTACCGCCGTTCCAGGAGCTCGTCGACCGCCACTGGCGGGACGTCGCCCGGGTGTGCGCTGCGCTGGCCGGGCCGAACGACGCCGACGACGTCGCCCAGCAGGCCTGGTTGCGGGCATTGCGGGCGTACCCGGAGCTGAAACACGCCCGCAACCTGCGGGGCTGGCTGCTGTCGATCGCAGCCAACGCCGCCACGGACAGCCACCGGGACAGGGCCCGCCGGCCCGTGCCGGTGGAGCGGCTGCCGGACCGGGCGGTGAGCGCGCCCGAGCCGGACGGGGACCTGTGGCAGCGGGTGCGCGCCCTCCCCGAACGGCAGCGGATCGCGCTCGCTCTGCGGTACGGGGCCGACCTGACCCACCGGGACATCGCGGCGGCGCTGGGGTGCAGCGAAGCCATGAGCCGACGGCTGGTCTCCGACGGGCTCGCCGCCCTGCGTACCGAGCTGGGAACGGAACCGCACGAGGAGGTACGACCATGA
- a CDS encoding SseB family protein: MPDVFSVRPEPSSEAPQAGGVEPIVGEAALFYRGEGDGQRLVEAFRVSRVVLQVLEDPLRIVTLPVRGLSWVPVFTDPEGLARFLRARGEGDREARFVTVSGAHVLDVYLPALPGPMGVVVDPLSRSPVVLPPVSGIVPEEIAVDVTGRRVRPASR; this comes from the coding sequence ATGCCGGACGTCTTCTCCGTGCGCCCTGAACCCTCGTCCGAGGCGCCGCAGGCGGGTGGGGTTGAGCCGATTGTGGGGGAGGCGGCCCTCTTCTACCGGGGCGAGGGGGACGGGCAGCGCCTGGTAGAGGCCTTCCGGGTCTCGCGGGTGGTGCTGCAGGTGCTGGAGGATCCGCTTCGGATCGTGACCTTGCCCGTCCGGGGACTGTCATGGGTCCCGGTCTTCACCGACCCCGAGGGGCTGGCGCGGTTCCTGCGCGCACGCGGTGAGGGGGATCGGGAAGCGCGCTTCGTGACGGTGTCGGGGGCGCACGTGCTGGACGTGTACCTGCCGGCTCTGCCTGGCCCGATGGGCGTGGTGGTGGATCCGCTGTCGAGGAGTCCGGTGGTGTTGCCGCCGGTGTCAGGCATCGTGCCGGAGGAGATCGCCGTGGACGTGACTGGCCGGCGCGTTCGACCGGCTTCGCGGTGA
- a CDS encoding putative T7SS-secreted protein, translated as MTGLGDLLPRPGDAFGGFRDVTGAAGVDAVREGERQVRSLLGMAPQVYELGETENPRDLVPGNPGEIEESVADLTKLGDALARTGDAFARIDVGEWHGKAAQSFRRYFTNDAPRWHAAGEAFHQAAAALRQYREALEQAQRDAAEAIRLYREGEQASEAAREAYNRQVDAYNRAVQAATASSGPAPTPPGPFTDPGQHLREQAQRILHTAREHLRQAGDQAAGLVRQATVAAPAEPGLLSRLAMSATDLVRMGHSFQESVLKGAAESVESMIKMVRTVNPLDPYNLTHPAQALQNSAALAAGLVHAVAEPKETIKGALQWDTWGKDPGAAVGSLIPDLVGSAFTGGGAAAASTAARTVARTAVREGMEQAAETAARQAATEAAEHAAARAAQEAAEQAAATAGRQTATDVAASAGRQAATDVAAGGTGIRDALAAADQQAAAGLRESGRPSPMPRRSWTTSTSAPARSKLPRRRLYWNARPPASPRPLSTLRRTTTSGAPRSRKRHPGMRNRCPVLRSSSLDTRPRPVRVITTELSKKPSCPSVLSVLRRSIASTSTDILNTMTNWTGEE; from the coding sequence GTGACCGGGTTGGGGGATTTGCTGCCCCGGCCCGGGGACGCGTTCGGGGGCTTCCGGGACGTGACGGGCGCGGCCGGGGTGGACGCGGTCCGGGAGGGCGAGCGTCAGGTCCGTTCCCTGCTGGGCATGGCCCCGCAGGTCTACGAACTCGGTGAGACCGAGAATCCGCGGGACCTCGTCCCGGGCAACCCCGGCGAGATCGAGGAGTCGGTGGCCGACCTGACCAAGCTCGGGGACGCGCTGGCCAGGACCGGGGACGCGTTCGCCAGGATCGACGTCGGCGAGTGGCACGGCAAGGCGGCGCAGTCCTTCCGCCGTTACTTCACCAACGACGCGCCGCGGTGGCACGCCGCCGGGGAGGCGTTCCACCAGGCCGCCGCGGCGTTGCGCCAGTACCGGGAGGCGCTGGAGCAGGCGCAGCGGGACGCCGCGGAGGCCATCCGGCTGTACCGGGAAGGGGAGCAGGCCAGCGAGGCGGCGCGCGAGGCGTACAACCGGCAGGTAGACGCGTACAACCGTGCGGTCCAGGCCGCGACCGCCTCCAGTGGCCCGGCTCCTACCCCGCCGGGTCCGTTCACCGATCCCGGGCAGCACCTGCGTGAGCAGGCCCAGCGGATTCTCCACACCGCCCGTGAGCACCTGCGGCAGGCCGGGGACCAGGCCGCTGGCCTGGTCCGGCAGGCCACGGTCGCGGCGCCCGCGGAGCCGGGGCTGCTCAGCAGGCTGGCCATGTCCGCCACCGACCTGGTCCGGATGGGTCACTCGTTCCAGGAGTCGGTACTCAAGGGCGCGGCCGAGTCCGTCGAGAGCATGATCAAGATGGTCCGGACGGTGAACCCGCTGGACCCGTACAACCTGACCCACCCGGCGCAAGCCCTGCAGAACTCCGCCGCCCTGGCCGCGGGACTCGTCCACGCCGTAGCCGAGCCGAAGGAGACCATCAAGGGCGCCCTGCAGTGGGACACCTGGGGCAAGGATCCCGGAGCCGCCGTCGGCTCGCTCATCCCCGACCTCGTCGGCAGCGCGTTCACCGGGGGCGGCGCCGCCGCGGCAAGCACCGCCGCCCGGACCGTCGCCCGCACGGCGGTACGCGAAGGCATGGAACAGGCCGCCGAGACCGCCGCCCGGCAGGCCGCCACCGAGGCGGCCGAACACGCCGCCGCCAGGGCCGCCCAGGAAGCAGCCGAGCAAGCGGCCGCCACCGCGGGCCGGCAAACGGCCACCGACGTGGCCGCCAGCGCGGGCCGCCAAGCCGCCACCGATGTGGCCGCCGGCGGCACCGGCATCCGGGATGCCTTGGCCGCCGCCGACCAACAAGCCGCCGCGGGCCTGCGGGAGTCCGGCCGACCCTCGCCAATGCCGAGGCGAAGCTGGACAACCTCAACCTCCGCTCCGGCGCGGTCGAAGCTCCCTCGGCGACGTCTGTACTGGAACGCACGCCCGCCAGCGAGTCCCCGCCCGCTCTCTACACTCCGGAGGACTACGACAAGTGGCGCGCCAAGGTCGAGGAAGCGTCACCCCGGCATGAGGAACCGCTGTCCCGTCCTGCGGAGCAGCAGCCTGGACACGAGACCTCGACCGGTGAGAGTAATCACGACCGAACTGTCGAAAAAACCGAGCTGCCCGAGCGTCCTCAGCGTCCTGAGAAGATCGATAGCGAGTACCTCAACAGATATTTTGAATACTATGACGAATTGGACAGGCGAGGAATAA
- a CDS encoding ADP-ribosyltransferase has translation MNDFQDLKDRDRPVVHKLIHYYYLAESPLPPISDSDRERARDMAGQWFYYLDPYWDGKDGSPSKEHVMGARRVDANGHLTDEKWINPDFIPRPEWGFRYETVFELALWRLRAGYYTLGMFAEALAEATELTTLADPTGPRQVRVVTDHTGHPAVQVYTSKRFEPSGPETLRQISGRELLGTFGHREDLTIKFNPGHEMTINITASYLLDFLVDHLAYRARLQKGQASAVSEQPRLFTKPHLIPPPARIWTEEEWSRIQHGYASRSSDEKWNAKMNGNELVFRRSWTGYAIYAAYFEQVSDGWKIRHALVEADPERHVRIADAYDTVMLEHLICAALLGDFDMERWRKLTFIRSMAPFLQELREEHPEVAHVTDEELLAIKRYTWTEYQEINEPLRTGDMDRLAELTPEIRDVVSGLDKLPDYKGTVYRGVQIDPGDLNDFLNRYEPGATIREPAFTSSDKERPFPGNVQFVIESRHGKDISFLQKHEEVVFPPGTKFKVKTREFDPDTGTWHIHLVDTESGDFSGGSR, from the coding sequence GTGAACGACTTTCAAGATCTCAAGGACCGGGATCGTCCCGTGGTTCACAAACTGATTCATTATTACTACTTGGCGGAGAGTCCTCTCCCTCCGATCAGTGACAGCGATCGGGAGCGGGCCAGGGACATGGCCGGACAATGGTTCTACTACCTCGACCCATATTGGGATGGTAAAGACGGTTCGCCGTCGAAAGAGCACGTCATGGGTGCTCGGCGCGTCGACGCGAACGGTCACCTCACCGACGAAAAGTGGATCAACCCGGATTTCATCCCACGGCCGGAGTGGGGATTCCGTTACGAAACCGTCTTCGAACTGGCACTCTGGCGACTGCGCGCCGGCTACTACACCCTTGGCATGTTCGCGGAAGCCCTCGCCGAGGCTACTGAGCTCACCACGCTGGCGGATCCGACGGGTCCGCGACAGGTTCGGGTCGTCACCGACCACACCGGCCATCCAGCGGTTCAGGTTTACACCTCGAAGCGGTTCGAGCCCTCCGGGCCGGAGACCCTACGGCAGATCAGCGGAAGGGAACTCCTGGGCACCTTTGGTCATCGTGAGGATTTGACCATCAAATTCAACCCAGGGCATGAAATGACCATCAATATCACGGCCAGCTATCTGCTCGACTTCCTCGTCGACCACTTGGCTTACCGGGCGCGGCTGCAGAAGGGGCAGGCAAGCGCGGTCAGCGAACAGCCAAGACTTTTCACCAAGCCCCATCTCATCCCCCCGCCCGCGAGGATATGGACCGAGGAGGAGTGGAGCCGGATCCAGCACGGATACGCGTCCCGCAGCTCGGACGAGAAGTGGAACGCGAAGATGAACGGCAATGAATTGGTCTTTCGGCGCAGTTGGACCGGATACGCCATTTACGCGGCCTACTTCGAGCAGGTTTCCGATGGGTGGAAAATCCGACACGCCCTGGTCGAGGCCGATCCCGAACGGCACGTGAGGATCGCTGACGCGTACGACACGGTGATGCTGGAGCACCTGATCTGCGCGGCTCTTCTCGGTGACTTCGACATGGAGCGGTGGCGGAAGCTCACGTTCATCCGGTCCATGGCGCCGTTCCTGCAGGAACTCAGGGAAGAACATCCCGAGGTGGCTCACGTCACGGACGAAGAGCTGTTGGCGATCAAGCGGTACACGTGGACTGAGTACCAAGAAATCAACGAACCGCTTCGGACCGGCGACATGGACCGGTTGGCCGAGTTGACCCCAGAGATCAGGGACGTGGTGTCCGGGCTCGACAAGCTTCCGGACTACAAGGGCACGGTCTATCGTGGAGTCCAGATCGATCCCGGAGACCTGAATGATTTCCTGAACCGGTACGAACCCGGCGCCACGATAAGGGAACCGGCCTTCACCAGCTCCGACAAGGAACGCCCATTCCCTGGGAACGTTCAGTTCGTCATCGAATCCCGCCACGGGAAGGACATCTCCTTCTTGCAGAAGCACGAGGAAGTCGTGTTTCCACCCGGGACCAAGTTCAAGGTCAAGACTCGCGAATTCGATCCGGATACCGGTACCTGGCACATCCATCTGGTTGACACAGAGAGCGGTGATTTCAGTGGCGGATCACGATGA
- a CDS encoding ADP-ribosylglycohydrolase family protein, with product MDARQVEEFAKDMAKPLVEGPPGRSSGLHVFVFLEEIAEETRDQWLGCVLGGAIGDALGAPVEFASLDSIRRQYGTDGITDYGPVGRWTDDTQMTPFTLEGLIRAHVRKRLLGQRNPLAEVQLAYQRWLHTQGIPWEQAAGQFLPAYPEPDGWLISQRELFQLRAPGNTCLGALRRFGAGHPPATFTNRINDSKGCGGVMRAAPAALWSQDPPQVFQLGAAIAALTHSHPSGYLSAGAFAVILWETLWTGKPFRGVYTALEELKKWEGHEETTRALQAALDLSKKAWDRGKAPTPEEIETLGGGWTGEEALAIAVCAVLGTPYDNFERTLRVAVNHSGDSDSTGAIAGNIAGASFGLSGIPAHWIERLERKDVLFRIAEDAYREFGPNPPTDPEWFQRYPIKMSEGQDSGPAQPDPSMLW from the coding sequence GTGGACGCGCGGCAGGTTGAGGAATTCGCCAAGGACATGGCGAAACCTCTCGTCGAGGGTCCACCGGGGCGTTCCAGCGGTCTTCACGTCTTCGTCTTCCTCGAGGAGATCGCGGAAGAGACCAGGGACCAGTGGTTGGGGTGTGTTCTCGGTGGTGCGATCGGTGATGCTTTGGGCGCGCCGGTGGAGTTCGCCTCGCTGGACTCCATCCGGCGTCAGTACGGCACGGACGGGATCACCGATTACGGGCCTGTGGGGCGGTGGACCGATGACACCCAGATGACCCCGTTCACCCTGGAGGGGTTGATCCGCGCTCACGTGCGGAAGCGTCTGCTGGGGCAGCGGAACCCGTTGGCCGAGGTGCAGTTGGCCTACCAGCGGTGGCTGCACACGCAAGGCATCCCGTGGGAACAGGCGGCCGGGCAGTTCCTTCCCGCCTATCCCGAGCCGGACGGCTGGTTGATCAGCCAGCGGGAGCTGTTCCAGCTCCGCGCGCCGGGCAACACCTGTCTGGGCGCGCTGCGCCGCTTCGGCGCTGGCCATCCTCCGGCCACGTTCACCAACAGGATCAATGATTCGAAGGGGTGCGGCGGTGTGATGCGGGCCGCACCCGCTGCCCTGTGGAGCCAAGACCCTCCCCAGGTCTTCCAGTTGGGGGCGGCGATCGCCGCGCTCACCCACAGTCACCCCAGCGGCTACCTGTCCGCCGGCGCGTTCGCCGTCATCCTGTGGGAGACCCTATGGACTGGCAAGCCCTTCCGCGGGGTTTACACGGCGTTGGAGGAGTTGAAGAAATGGGAAGGCCATGAGGAAACCACCCGTGCTCTGCAGGCGGCACTCGACCTGAGCAAGAAGGCATGGGATCGGGGTAAGGCGCCTACGCCGGAGGAAATCGAAACGCTCGGTGGGGGATGGACCGGGGAGGAGGCCCTCGCCATCGCCGTCTGCGCTGTCTTGGGTACCCCTTACGATAATTTCGAGCGAACCCTTCGGGTCGCCGTCAACCACTCCGGGGACAGCGACTCCACCGGGGCCATCGCCGGCAATATCGCCGGAGCATCGTTCGGGCTCTCCGGCATACCAGCGCACTGGATCGAGAGGCTGGAACGCAAAGACGTCCTGTTCCGTATCGCCGAAGACGCCTATCGCGAGTTCGGCCCCAATCCACCCACCGACCCCGAATGGTTCCAGCGCTATCCGATCAAGATGAGCGAGGGCCAGGACAGCGGACCGGCGCAGCCGGACCCGTCCATGCTCTGGTGA
- a CDS encoding ADP-ribosylglycohydrolase family protein, translated as MAELDAGQLDRAAGVLLGAACGDALGVPYESTPPQVTRTVVPEMVGGGLGDYAPGEYSDDTQMAVCIAKVAATGVDLRTEEALRAIAANFVEWFPHATNIGISTCLVVRPALGRPDPHVAMRAASAALHAETGRTAGNGSLMRTAIVALAYLDDVAGMAEAARAISELTHFDPLAGDACVLWCAGVRRAVLDGTFDGVREGLALLPEERRGDWARWLTEAEQNPPHHFYRNGYVVRALQAAWSAITRTPVPATDPASPVNGHYRNALIAAIRAGSDTDTVAAIAGALLGARWGVGAIPSQWREAVHGWPGLRADDLIQLALSTARSGAGASSTSSTSSAPQAHASAWWW; from the coding sequence ATGGCTGAACTCGATGCCGGCCAGCTCGATCGCGCGGCCGGGGTGTTGTTGGGGGCGGCGTGCGGGGACGCGCTGGGCGTGCCGTACGAGTCGACTCCCCCGCAGGTGACCCGCACGGTCGTGCCGGAGATGGTGGGCGGCGGCCTGGGTGACTACGCGCCGGGTGAGTACAGCGACGACACGCAGATGGCGGTGTGCATCGCCAAGGTGGCCGCCACCGGTGTGGACCTGCGCACCGAGGAGGCGTTGCGGGCGATCGCCGCGAACTTCGTCGAGTGGTTTCCGCACGCCACCAACATCGGCATCTCCACCTGCCTGGTGGTCCGGCCCGCCCTGGGGAGGCCGGATCCGCACGTGGCGATGCGCGCGGCCAGTGCCGCCCTGCACGCCGAGACCGGCCGGACGGCCGGCAACGGCTCGTTGATGCGCACCGCGATCGTCGCCTTGGCCTATCTGGACGACGTGGCGGGCATGGCCGAAGCGGCGCGCGCGATCAGCGAACTGACCCACTTCGACCCGCTGGCCGGGGACGCGTGCGTACTGTGGTGCGCGGGGGTGCGGCGCGCCGTGCTGGACGGCACCTTCGACGGGGTGCGGGAGGGGCTGGCGTTGCTGCCCGAGGAACGACGCGGCGACTGGGCGCGCTGGTTGACCGAGGCCGAGCAGAACCCGCCCCACCACTTCTACCGCAACGGTTACGTGGTCCGGGCGCTGCAGGCGGCGTGGTCGGCCATCACCCGAACCCCGGTCCCCGCGACCGACCCGGCGTCGCCGGTGAACGGGCATTACCGGAACGCCCTCATCGCCGCCATCCGGGCTGGCAGCGACACCGACACCGTCGCTGCGATCGCCGGGGCGCTGCTCGGAGCCCGCTGGGGCGTGGGCGCGATCCCGAGCCAGTGGCGCGAGGCCGTCCACGGCTGGCCGGGCCTGCGCGCGGACGACCTGATCCAGCTCGCGTTGTCGACCGCGCGAAGCGGCGCGGGCGCATCCAGTACATCCAGTACATCGAGCGCCCCGCAGGCGCACGCCTCGGCGTGGTGGTGGTGA